The genomic region CATGTTTATTGGAAGAGTGAAGTTAATCAAAGATTCACTTTCTTACGAGAAGTACGTGGAAAGtccattgtttttgtttcacgGTCGCGGTCGCGGTGTACTCAGcagaatgacgtcacacggtgacctgTACGTTCATCAGCTTTACGCTTCACgtttctggtcagtgagaatATGCTcactttgacatcaaatttctcTGAATGACTGTCTCTTTCGACTAAACGGGAACCACATTGTGTTTATGTACTAAATGCTTTAGTATGAGCCCCCAAAAAGGTTTTTTTCGCCACCAGCTATGCATATGGaagtaaaaataatgaaaacacaATTTCTTCTTAACTGTTTTATATATTGACTTTGAAAGGTTATACTTGTAGACCAAATCAACATTTTTAGTGAAAATGTTCTTTCGTTTTGCGATTGCGAAATATTGGGGTATTTAACTACGCTCATTACATGACAACATTTAGAATTAACGCTCGAGGGACGCGAAACCGATGTTTGTGtgtacattttgaactttcacaACACTCACAACTAACTAACATTCCAAAAATAAGAACACAAGCTTACTCAGTTATGCTTTTATTCAAGTATTTCTGCTTTCGGGTCCTTCCGTAATAGGGGATATTATGCTCCTGGCCAAAATGTAACGTGATATGCTACTGATATGCTACTGTTTTGTCGTCTCTTACGTGACCAACCTTTAGTTTGTTCGGCGCGTTTGTAGCTCTGTATAGGCTACATGATGCTAGGCTGATGTTCCTTCCCGAATTCCTAATGCAATCGGGTATCGTTGGCCTCTATTGGCCAACTTTTTACTTAtcataacttaggcctaggccaagGTAAGTTAGGGAATTTTGTCTTCTTTAgaattttctgaaattttaGTAGCATCCATCCAATAACTTTTCTGTTAAAGCTTGTTGAAACAGCTATTTTTCTTAGCTCTCAAAAGTTTACAAtcatatgtactgtactacgcaaatggttttttttaaagtgtttttGTGCTTCCCACTGTAATGTCACAAGAACAATTACGAAATAAGGTAAGTTATATTTTCGAACCTTTCAATGCAAATTTGTacgtatatatctatatacatatacgaTTTAATGTGTGTGTCAATTcacttaaaatattattatattgcaTGTGGATTACATTTCAATGATATAAAGAATAAAGTCCGCGTCATAGTTAAAATTGGAGAACACGTCACTTTACATAAAGTTCATAGCTGCAACAAAAGGTGCGGCACTTAGCTTCAAGCGCTTAAATTTCTCTGGAATGTAGCTAGCTGGGATCCGGAAAGTTAAGTGTTTGGAACTTTTGACGTAAAACTAAGTGACTTTTATTTTACCGTAACCGACACCCACCATGCCTACCGCCCCTTCCCGTCTATGCAGTAGCTTGAACTAAGTAGTCtacatgtaaaatatatgtagCGTACTATAATCGTAACTTTTGTATATTctataatattacatgatactACGGAAACGGCTACAGTGAACCTAAAATCGAACGACCGCAAACTTTGCACAATGgcatattattttgaaaataatttcacGTAGAAAAGGCATTGAACTCATAGTGAAGCCATTGACAATCGCTTGATAATGTTTACCGAGGCTAACACTAAGTGTTTAAACGTGTAAAGACACTTCTATCTTACGATTATAAAGTTATCGTGACAGCTAAGCCTCTAGTAACCAAATTTGCAACTGTACTGATGTTTGATATAATCGTTACGACACAATCAGCAAAATAAACTTCATGATACATATTCGACGCTAAATGTTCTAATGTTTTTATCTTAGACGTTACATTGTTAATGATAGAGATGACTGGATATTGTTTTAGTTATGAAGAATGTGATGTATGTATAACTACCAGTGTGAACATTTTATTGGACCCTGCCAAAGATTTTTGCAATACAAAGGTTTGTGtttttagagttgcacaactcaAGTCCGGAACCGGATTACAGCCATCGTCAGGATTAAAAATCGGACTTGAAGGCTGCGGAGCCGGACTTCAACAGTTTGGACTCTAGGACTCGAGGACTTGAGCACTCGAGGACTCGAGGATTAGGAGACTCGAGGACTCGAGGAATCGAGGAAGCGAGGACTCAAGGACTCGTATCGAATATCACGTGTCCAGGAaaacgcccattaaaagcccaattgacttacacactaaatcacgaaagtaatgtggtctctaagtctagatagaagtttttactagctaaacgctacctatcaccggatagctgacaagttggcctttcatggcattatgaattttctgtatcatgactatgtagattttttgctatccgagccggaagttttcgtcacttgtaaacaaaactcttgactcagtagtaaacaattttcctacgatgctcctgggaggcctaaatgggtctaaaattgcctcttgacccaattttctcaccacatgtacttccaatCATACTCGTTAATATGCGAACCTTAAACAACTAGATCATATTGATAACAGGTGAAACaagttgttctcctgctgcttttggtacttttcctgaaggagaacaatcgagcggatggatatagactctaataggagtatgtcACCTTAGATCCCGGTACTTTTATCTCACCAAACGAGTTATTGATGGCCTCCTTTAAAAGTGGGATACCAGTGATTATATcgtatatattaaataaattcttcacgatttattttcatttttactaAATTTGTAGTGGCTTTTGGCTTTTTTTAGAACTTCCAGAATATCAAGCAGCCCCAGCTGTCTCTTATGTTAGCTCAGATTCACTAACAATTACTTGGCCGATATGGGATGGCGTCATTTGGGACTCCTCCGGTGGTTGAATATAGATTATTTACCGAAGAGTCGGAGGGCGAAGACTGGCCGAGTACCTTTATCAGAGTCAATGCAAGCAATGATCAAGATAAATATGATGTGATAATAGAACCACTTGAACCAGACACAGAATATGACTTCAGAGTAACAGCTGTGAGAGAAGGGCCTAATGGGGATGGACCACCCGGTCCAATCTTGAAAAGGGCGAAAACAAACACGCTTGGTAAGCACAGAACCTCGCTTCCAATTCGACCAACATTTACCTTGAAACAAATAGTTCACAAACTATTTTGTCTACTTCCTACTTTTTCTTAGCTGCTCCAAACGTTCTGTTATGCTTTAGTCACTGCAAAATTATGTGTTGTCGCAAcacataaacaaatatttacattaattattttCTCCTTTCTGCAATTGAAATATAATGAAACACCTTTAATCGGTTAACCCATATATTAAATTGTTACTATGAAAAGGTGTCTGTGTATCATTGTAACGTTACACTGTGAAAACATAGTCATGTCCGGCATATGCTGGTCACAACGgaaatataactatatacatCCGAGCTCGAAAAAACAACCAAACAAAATCGCAAGtaaaacaaactgtaatttCTAACCACACTACACGTAGTAAGCAGGACAAAGGCTGGGAAAGTGGAGGGTGAGAAGGGTGTAAATGACATTGTTGCTAGACAGGATATATGAGAGTATCACAGAATAAAAGAGATATATAGTTCTTAAAATagtaaatatgacatcatagagaaaaaaaaacacatcttgAAATTGATGTACATGGTCTCTTAAAAGAAGGTAGACGTCGTTACTAGAATAATACACTAACTAGTTCTCTTTTTGTATACATTCTGTACGCAAGTGTACTTGTATAGTACAGTAAAGATGATGGTAATATATGTTTCATTTTCCTTCTTGTTATTTGAATTTGTCAAGGCTTCAAAACCAATTCTTAAATCAAATCAATAATATACACACTTTTCAGATGCATTCCTACATTGTTACATTTGCTTAGGGATATACTATTCATATCAATGGTCCATGTACAAGAAACTGCACATTGAATGTTTGGtatcaaatgtattttttgttaacgtttttctttttttttctctttaggATCCGTTGGATTAATTGTCGGTGCTACAATTGGTACAGTATCTTTCGCGATCATTACTCTTCTTGCAGTGTATGGGTGAGTTACTCAAAACGTTGTTAATGTTGTTACGATATGCTTTCAACAAatctcaaactttttttttttttttctcaagaaTATGGAAATATCAGAGATCTACAGCCAAACCTAAAAATGTAAAACGACAAACGGACGAATCAAAAGGTATATTTGTAAGTTTAATGGCAATTTTAATTAAAGCTGTCTACATATAATGTCAACATAAGCTGCCCTGTACTATTGGCCTTATGAAAGTACCATAATAATTTACCAATAGTAGTAATATAAAtcgatttttttattttttataaggAAACACTAACATCGTTCACATAGGAAGCATATATCTTGTTTTTTGTAATCGCAGCGTTTTTGTTACATTTCTCGCATTAATGATTTCATGGTTCTGTAAACCATTATAGTAAATGAAGAATGTTTTTCGTTACTGCAGTCAGTTAACATAATTTAAACATTATTAATCAAATTCGAAAAGTAGAATATAAATACCAAATCGTAAATGTCTAATAAGAACGAGAATATTCCCTTAATGTTTAATTCCACGTTTGTTCAATAATCATTTAATAATTGCAAAGTATTTCATGAGTGCAAAAATGATGATTAGCAATGACCCTACTATAAGGCATCATTGATATTAAAATACTCGTTTTTCCCCATTGAACAAATACAGTACGATGTTGATTAGAACAATCGTTTATGATATACAAAGTACACGCGTGCAATTGTAAGTTCTTCGACCAACTGCTAAATAAACGGGGTATGATTGTTCATACCATCTGCATTATTTGTTTGATGtgtatttgatttgatttgatttgatttatttgattttccactggatatatacatgtggagggaagtcctctaaaaagccaattcaggcttaacaaggtaaaggactcccaggaaagaaagaaagaaagaaagggaaaacaaaaaacaaacaaaaagcatatatacataaatgaaaatataactagtgtcttaataaagaaaaattaataacatacaatataaacgatgtatcaatactgagaaattacttctttttttagtgcttttctaaatgtttctttagATGGTTTAGATTTTATAGTAGCAGTTAGATCATTCCATGTCCTCATAGCacgattctttaaacttaacgtaccaaatgttgtattacataagttgtggtgtgcttgaccggcacttctagtgcggtgactatgtatggcgctgttaatagtaaataagtcatgaaaggctgcaggaagtaagccattccaagccttgtaaaagaatgtggctacattcagcctaacaatatcgttaaattttaataagttgagcaatttgaaaagtgagctggtgtgttcacgatattcagaatgagttatgtgacgaatgactttcttttgtaggaTTTCAAGAGGGTGAAGATAAACATTATGGGTGCCAGACCAGATTATAgagcaatatgaaaaatggGGGAACACTAATGTTTGGTAAAGCATTCTAAGAATATTCTGAGGAAAATAGTGTTTCAACTTAGAAAtgataccaacatttttcgccacagtgtttgcaatatttgatatatgttcacaccaagtaagtttactatcaatataAACTCCGAGAAACTTTATGCTATGTACATGCTTGATAGGCTTACCATCcattaaaatgtcttttttccaaGAAAAAGATTTGCTTTTATTGAACACAATGTAGCTGGTTTTATCAAGATTAAGTGAAAGCTTATTAGTTGCAAACCAGTCGTTAAATTGATTCAACTCCATGGATACTATGTCATGTAAAGTATTCAAGTTATTGGATTCGAAAAATATACTAGTGTCATctgcaaataaaatagtttttgcaATATTAGAGATATGACAgatgtcattgatatatataatgaaaagaaGTGGTCCTAATATTGAACCTTGAGGAACACCACAGCGGATTTCAGCATAGTCAGACATGGTCTTCTTATACGAAGTATACTGTAAACGTTTTGATAAGTAGCTGTCCATCCAGTTAAGGGTTGGTCCTCTAATACCGTAGAATGATAACTTGTTTAGCAGAATACGATGGTCAATGGTATCAAATGCTTTTGATAGATCTAAGAATATTCCAATacatgttttcttcttatcaAGGCTATCGTATAATTTATCAATGGCATCTGCCAGGGCAAGCTCAGTTGAGTGACCAGGGCGGAATCCATATTGTTCCTTGCAAAGTATGTCATTAGCATCTAGAAAATTTATTATTCTGTTGGACATGAGACGTTCGagaattttggaaaagcatgATAGAATAGAGATTGGTCGGTAGTTCTCGTAGATATTGGATTCTCCTTTCTTAAAAATGGGTAAGACCTTAGCAATCTTCAGCTTGTCTGGGAATACCCCAGTGGTGAACGATATGTTACAGATATGAGTAAGAGGGGTGACAATGAAAGGTAATACCTGCTTAACAATATCTGGCTTGAAATCATCATACCCAGCTGCCTTCTTTGGCTTTAAGCAATGATTCGCAACACGTAAGAGTTCCTCCTCCCTGACAGGGTAGGTGAAAATAGAGTTTCGCGTACTATTATTGCTATACATATGGTTGTTTGATTTTGCAGTATGACTGATTTTGCTGGCAAGTGAGGGTCCAAGGTTAATGAAGAAATCGTTAAAACCGTTTGCAATGTCTTGATCGTCGCTGGTTTCGTGATCGCCGTCTTTGAAAACAGATGGGTACGATGATTTCTTACGGTCTTTCTTAAGAACCTCATTGATTACGCCCCAGGTATCATTTACATTATTGTTACTATCTTTgaatttgttataaaaatataacCTTTTAGAAAATCTTATTATGTGGTTTAACTTGTTTCGGTAAGCAACATAGATTTCTCTATTGCTATTTGTAGGAGCTTTTGAGTAAAGTCTGTAGAGatggttttttcttttaatagattTTAGTATACCCTTAGTAATCCATGGATGTTTTCTCTTGCGCCTATTTCCTTTAGTAATTAATAGATGAGGAAAACACTTATTATAAGTTAaataaaaagtgttaaaaaatgAGTTGTAAGCTGAATTAGCATCAACTTTAGTTAACACCTCCTCCCATGTTTCCTTCTCAATGTCGTCGATAAATTCTGACATGTTGTGTCTGTTAAAATTTCGTATATGAAAGGGTTCTTTTGTCTTGTTTGTCCTGTCAAGAACCTTTAGGAATATAGGCATATGATCACTTAAATCAGTAATGAGTATGCCTGTAGtaagagaggtattagcattcgTTATAATGTTATCAATAATAGTAGCTGTATTACTACTAAAACGAGTAGGTTTTGTTATCGTAGGGTTAAAACCATACGAGTGCATAATGTTTAAAAAATCTCTAGACTTACTAAAATTGGACAAGTTAATGTTATAATCCCCCATAATATACGTAGTACTCTGGTGTTTGGTTATAGTGATCAATATGTTTTCCATGTGTGTGTTAAAATCAACCAATGAGCCATTTGGTGGTCTATACACTACACCGATGATGGAATTCTCACGTTTACAAGGCTTTGTAATTTCAATAAACAATGACTCAATAGattcattaaatattgataGATCAGGTCTACATTTATAActaacatcattacatataaaTAGGCAGATTCCTCCACCCCTTCTGGTTTCTCTGTGTCTTTCTTCAAGTGTATAATCCTCCATGTTGATAAGGGGGGAAATATTTTTGCCAAGCCAAGTTTCAGTAAACCCAATAACTGAGAAATGTTCGTCTAGTGTTgtaatgtatgaatatatatcgTCAAAATTTTTGTTGAGGCTACGACTGTTGAGGTGGAATATGGATACAGAATTACGTTGTGGTAAATTATTGAATGTATCAATATCATAGTACTTACATGATACGTTGGTTTGACATGTAATAGTGTCATGACTATAGTTCACGTTTGGATTCAGAAGAGAAGCCATGTTGAAAGGTTGAAGGCAATTGAATGATGCGTTATCCACTCTTTTATATGTGTGAAATATCGtaagtaatattatataaacagcAACACTGATCATTTTGGCATAATTTCTTTAGGGTTCTTCAGTTTATTAACGTTCCTTGTAGGTTTACTTTGATTCGATAAGTTCGTCCTTTTCTTGTATCGTACGGTTTGAAACTCTTCACTACTTGACACTTGTCTCTTTAGAGGCTTAGGATTGGGAGATTGAGTGGTACTACTTCTCGTAACCATGGATACCGTTGGTGCATTTTGTCCCAGTTCAGTCGCTTTAGATAGTGCAGTCCCTGTATACTCCTTTTCTGGTGTTGGTTCTTTTACGGAGTCCATCGGTTCCTCTATTGTGTCTGGTGATTCGCTTCGGCGAGTTTCCTCTTCGTCCTTTGTGTTAGTCGGGTTCATGTCATTGTTCTCATCCTGTGTATTCTCGTTATTTTGAGGGCAATTATAGCTTTTGTGTCCCATTTCGTGGCAATTAAAGCATTCTACGTTTGGGCAATGGGATTCCGTGTGTCCTTGTCTGTTACAGATTTTGCATAAATACTTTGGACAATTTCGCATGATATGGTCATTACCAAGACACAAATTGCAAACTTTAGACTGTCCATTATGCTTCAGTCTCATATGGACTTTGTTGATGACAATGGCATAAGGTAGGCTTTGGACTGACGATGGGAGCTCCAGACGAACATATCGTATACCATTTTCAATGTTCGGGTATTCTGGATATGTCTTCCGATGCCATGATCCCTTTATGGTACATCCATATTCTTCCAATTTCTCCGTTAATTCTTCATCGTCCATGAAAGAAGGAACTCCAAATATACTCACAGTTAACAGCGATGTTGACACTCCTGACACATTACACTGGTCTCCTTTAATAATCACACCCGTAGTTTGTAACAAATCAGAGTCATTTCTATTCTTCAATGTGACAATCCAGCTCCCTGATGATTTGACACATCCCATAACATTATTCAATCCGATATCAGATATGATAGCATCAAGAACATCCTTTGAATCGTAGGAATTGTCAATGATTCTGACACTAGACTCCTTTAATGATGACATTTTACCACATTTCGCAAAACTCATACCAGGTTAGAACCAACGTACGCCGCAAGGCGTCGTCGGTCAGGCTAGTAAAAAAACCAACCTTTTCGGACTCAGGAGTGTCACGACTTTGTATATTTCGGCTACAGTGTCTCTGGTGTTGTCCTAATATCTTTCCTATCTCCAAACTATATAACGGGATGTTTTAAATAGCAAAAAAACGGAAAGTTGTGACCATATGTGAAGTATACGTGTTACGTTACGTCCCGATCGTTAACCGATTCATTACAAACAGTTCATTACATATTCATTACAAACAGTGTTTCATTCTTACAGAGGTTACAAGCGAAGCCCCTTTTGACtatgaaaatgttatcaaagaTAGTGGGCATACCAACGTGGTACGATATGTTCCTTCTAAAGTACGCGAGGAATGCACTCCGTCAGCCACAGGAAATGATAACACCATTGATGGATATGAAATTCCATCTATCCATATTAGTGAAGGCGCTCAAGCAAAACAACAAATCAACAAAGATGTCCAAAAGTCGAAGGAAAAGCCAACTACGTACCTAAACAATTCTGATGATGAATTTTCTCCTAGACGACCGATGGCAATTTCTAGGTTTCCGTTGTTCATGAAAAGTTCTACCGCTAAAGAAATGATATCGGCTACCTTTAAGGTgaagataaatacataaatcaAAATAGTCGTTGATTACCAGTAAGATATTATGAGTAACGGTCCTCTATGAAAGATATAACCCAGAAAAGGAACTTTTACTAAAATGTCATTCCCGCTGTCTATGATGATCGGTTTGTTAGTGTGGACTTTGCACGAAAGTATTGGTTACAGAAAAATGATCAGTATTAACGAAAATAAATTATCACCATACTATAATATCATAACAACATGATGTCGTCCGTGGGTTAAATACTAAACTGAATAAGTAGATGTTGTCCTGTATTCACCTGTGATTACAAAAAAAGGTACTTCATCACATAAAAGATATGCACTTGttttaaatcataataatatatataatcgaTAGATATGCGCCCATTATTGAAATGTCTTGCTCGTTTATACATGCATAAAGAATATTGTCATTGAGAGTGCAAAACAGGACCACGTGTACCTAAAATGGATGAACACAACGCGATTATCAGAGACATGCGGCATCTAAAGTATTAATGGACTAACCGAGGATATGATTGTTCTCAGCAGgcaggagaagaaaaacagaaacacagaatatgacaaaataGATACAATTACCACTATCGGGTAGAACCAAAATGCACGCGATACAAAGACTAATACTTGTATTTGCATAcgatattttgacatatttcgtCACCGCCTGAGAAAAAAATGCAGAATTTGACATTCATTATAATGGTATTGTCTTTTTTTCACAATAATCGTGCCCTTTATACAGTGAAATGTCACCTAacttaataaattattttcactttcttttaattttgagGCAGTATTTATTGTTAGTACTGTAACATATTGTTTTCGTGTTTATGTTGAAGCGTTTGGAAGAAGTAAGCCCCAGCACAAATGACAGTTCATTCTCCGGGGCTTCCCCTGGAAACTTGCACAAGAACAGATttggagatattgtaccatgtGAGTACCTCAACGAGCAAGAACAAATTAATGAAAGCTGCTTGTTCATAATAAAGAAGGCTGTTACAAGAAAATAACCAATcaaatacataaatattcatCGAAACAACTATGCACCCATTAATAATTTCATAATGATAAAACAAGGGTGACATTTTTGTGCACGTAGTGTCAGTGTAATTTGTCAAACGTTTCATGAAAGGTTTATATGGAAGCCAATTAATATGACAACATGCATTCGTTAGTCAGCTGATGAACTTCGGGATTAAGGCAAAGCGTCAACTTTGACAACAAACTTAGGAAAGCGGGATAGTAAACAAAGGAAAATTTCGAAAATGGATTGTCAGACACAACCTAAAGTATTGAGAATAACTAATATCTTCTCTGTGTAGTCCAttttaatgtcatatttaaaaCTTCTTTTCCCAGTGGACAACCATCGACCTATGTTGAAATCCATGTGTCTCACTCAGGGAGGAAACGATTACATTAACGCGTCTATTGTGAATGTAAgcttttaaaataattaaattcagtGCTCTAAGTTCAAGCTAAGGCGAGAAATACATTGGCTAGTTCGATAGTAAAACCAGTAAAATCAGGTTAACATGTCATGTACACTACCATCTGAGCTACACGAGCCGTGATTGCCATCGCTGTGTAGGAAATTGCTTTGCTGGGATCGCATGCTATCCAATTGGATAATTTAAATAACATCGATTAAAGCACCTAATTATTTTAATGGGGGAACAATTCTATTGAAGTACTTTTCATCTTTTTAAATAAATGCAATTAATAACAGATTTAGGAGATCGATCAAACCGATGATTGTTTTTCGGAATACGCAAAGCGCTATATTTgtactgtttaaaaaaaaaattaatttcattatctTCAGATTTCTGGATTGAACCAAACCTTGATTATGACACAGGCACCTTTGTCGACTACTGTTGAAGACTTTTGGCGACTCGTGTTTGACTATCATTGTCAGACGATTATTATGTTGAATGAGTCAGACTCCGAAAATCATGTAATTCATTCAAATATTCTACTTTTCTTAGTATAACTATTTCTCGCTTCGAACGTTAGGGTACATACTTGTTAGTACTTGTCTCTTCTGGTGTTTTCTATTGCGTTACTAACATTGGAACAATCATTCGTAAGTTTAATTCACTGacaatatttgtattgtatCATAACACAGGATGCTATCAAATATTGGCCAGAGGTAAACGACATCAAGATCGGAACAATGACAATATCCACGTGCCTCATTGAGAAAAAACAGCTTTATACAGTCCATGAATGTACGGTTGCCCACCTATCGTATAGGGTAAGATACTTATATGCTCATAACTTATTTTGATTGACTAGctttactactactattatttGTATTCACAATTAACCTCAAATCAAAAGGACCCCTCGTTAAGAGCCATACTGTTCCATTCTTTTCGTTTTGCTTTCAGGAATCGATCAAGGTTAAACGCTTCATTCTAAACAACTGGCCAAAGAGTGGTGATAGCTTGATACCGCTTATACATTTCATCACAGCTACAGGATTTGGAGATCGCGGTGCAACATTAGTTCATTGCATGTAAGTTCTTAATCTGGTATTGAAAGGTGTAAACACTTACATAAACATGCAAATCATATCATAATTGCCTTCGGaacaattataacaaaataagtAATAATTGTACAACTAATATGAAAAAGTAAAACAGAACACTTTTTGCAGCAGTATAATGCCAAGGCAAACAGTAATGATGTCTCAGTTTTCTCTAACTTGATGATCCTAactacacaaaatattttctcaaTATCTCTATAATTAAACACGGATGGATGACGTGGCATGATTCGTTACCATTGTCAGTACCCGAATCTACTGTTGACGGGTCATTCGAATATGTATGCTATGTTTGGTACATGTAAACGTGGGCCATGTATTATTTCTATGTTTGCTGTTCTTAGTAAAAATGACAATTCTAAGTTTGATATTATCGTATGTGTTTTGTCGCAATTTAGTTTTGTATAAATGGCGAATTCGAATCCACTTTTGACAAGTTGTTCAAACCGGTATACTATGTGTGGTACATGTAAACGTACCTCATGTATTTTCCTTAAGTACTTTGCTGTACTTAGCAAAATCAATGTTTAAATTGATAGTAACTTATGTGTTTTGggacaattttgt from Apostichopus japonicus isolate 1M-3 chromosome 2, ASM3797524v1, whole genome shotgun sequence harbors:
- the LOC139984492 gene encoding receptor-type tyrosine-protein phosphatase alpha-like isoform X2, translating into MASFGTPPVVEYRLFTEESEGEDWPSTFIRVNASNDQDKYDVIIEPLEPDTEYDFRVTAVREGPNGDGPPGPILKRAKTNTLGSVGLIVGATIGTVSFAIITLLAVYGIWKYQRSTAKPKNVKRQTDESKGIFRLEEVSPSTNDSSFSGASPGNLHKNRFGDIVPLDNHRPMLKSMCLTQGGNDYINASIVNISGLNQTLIMTQAPLSTTVEDFWRLVFDYHCQTIIMLNESDSENHDAIKYWPEVNDIKIGTMTISTCLIEKKQLYTVHECTVAHLSYRESIKVKRFILNNWPKSGDSLIPLIHFITATGFGDRGATLVHCIDGASRSGVYATVCSEINRIKKRQTIHVFDTVKNIKVSNPNAIITKEDYMMCHQLLNCYLTEMQDYEVIV
- the LOC139984492 gene encoding receptor-type tyrosine-protein phosphatase alpha-like isoform X1 — protein: MASFGTPPVVEYRLFTEESEGEDWPSTFIRVNASNDQDKYDVIIEPLEPDTEYDFRVTAVREGPNGDGPPGPILKRAKTNTLGSVGLIVGATIGTVSFAIITLLAVYGIWKYQRSTAKPKNVKRQTDESKEVTSEAPFDYENVIKDSGHTNVVRYVPSKVREECTPSATGNDNTIDGYEIPSIHISEGAQAKQQINKDVQKSKEKPTTYLNNSDDEFSPRRPMAISRFPLFMKSSTAKEMISATFKRLEEVSPSTNDSSFSGASPGNLHKNRFGDIVPLDNHRPMLKSMCLTQGGNDYINASIVNISGLNQTLIMTQAPLSTTVEDFWRLVFDYHCQTIIMLNESDSENHDAIKYWPEVNDIKIGTMTISTCLIEKKQLYTVHECTVAHLSYRESIKVKRFILNNWPKSGDSLIPLIHFITATGFGDRGATLVHCIDGASRSGVYATVCSEINRIKKRQTIHVFDTVKNIKVSNPNAIITKEDYMMCHQLLNCYLTEMQDYEVIV